In Streptomyces sp. NBC_01231, the sequence TCGGCCGCGCCCCGACTCGCCGTCGTCACGGTCGGCAGATCCACCGTCAGATCGGCCAGCTCCCCCATCGTGCGCGCGGTCAGCGCGGCACCGACCCTCTCGTCGAGTTCCTCCGCGGTCAGCCGCCCGTCCCCCGCGGCGACCCGCAGCACGTCCACGACCTGGTCACGGTCTTCGTGCGATGCCCTCAGCCCGAGCTCCGTGGCGACACCGGGCAGCCCGCTGTCCTGAGATGGCCCACCCGCCATGCGCCTCATCCCCTTCACCGTCGCACTGAAGCTATATCGCGTTATACCCAACGGCCAACCCCCCACCCGCGGTTCCTGGTCGGCGCCCTATCGTGACCGGCATGCAGTCCTACACAATCGGCCAGGCAGCGCGGCTGCTCGGCGTGAGCCCCGACACCGCGCGACGCTGGGCGGACGCCGGACGGGTCGCCACCCACCGCGACGACAGCGGCAGGCGACTCGTCGACGGGCGGGACCTGGCCGCCTTCTCGGTGGAACTCGCCAAGACCGGGAGCAGCGAGGAGGACACGCCCTACACCTCCGCCCGCAACGCCTTCCCCGGCATCGTCACCGCGATCAAGCTCGGCGATGTCGCCGCCCAGGTCGAGATCCAGGCCGGCCCGCACCGACTCGTGTCCCTCCTGACCC encodes:
- a CDS encoding helix-turn-helix transcriptional regulator, producing the protein MQSYTIGQAARLLGVSPDTARRWADAGRVATHRDDSGRRLVDGRDLAAFSVELAKTGSSEEDTPYTSARNAFPGIVTAIKLGDVAAQVEIQAGPHRLVSLLTREAVEELGLEVGMEATARVKSTNVHIDRV